In the Telopea speciosissima isolate NSW1024214 ecotype Mountain lineage chromosome 2, Tspe_v1, whole genome shotgun sequence genome, one interval contains:
- the LOC122649441 gene encoding protein CNGC15b-like gives MAYANSRSVRFQDDLELTKITPRGNKVVDLEYKIDGTHIPEPSSKKADWEVPEKTRRSFRSKVLPRVFSEDHERVKKKILDPQGPVIRRWNKIFVGACLISLFIDPLFAYLPEVESIELCVAIGMPLKVALTIVRSIADLFYLVNIFVRFRTAYVAPSLRVFGRGELVIDPSKIALRYLAKSFWIDLVVALPLPQVLIWAIIPNLNGPAILPAIMNSLRFIIIFQYLPRLILVFKLSSQVAKSAGVVTNTPWAGAAYNLMLFVLAGHVLGACFYLLQIERQESCWKQVCRLEMPSCQYSFFDCHERDNPSRVNWFNSSNVTNLCTPTSSATQGFIEFGIYGHAVNLTVANSTFTAKYLYCQWWGLMNLSSLGQNLTLSTYVGELIFAMTVPIIGMILFALVIGNMQTYLQSNSARLEEWRNKASDAEQWMRHRQLPQELRQSVRRYGQYRWIATQGVDEETLLKGLPFDFRRDIKRHLCIELVRQVPLFDQLDERMLDAICDRLKPALRTQGACLVREGDLVNEMLFIIRGHLDSYTTDGGRTGFFNSCRIGPGDFCGEELLTWALDPRPSVILPSSTRTVKAISEVETFVLSADDLKFVASQYRRLHSQQLRHTFRFYSPQWRTWAACYIQAAWRRFKRRKEMGDGMANSPEHEPAVEQIDMSLLQPGMSLVTKFASRLAASTRRGGRNRSSVVISSYQKPTDPDFTVKEE, from the exons ATGGCTTATGCTAATTCAAGATCAGTAAG ATTTCAAGATGATCTTGAACTTACAAAAATCACACCCAGAGGAAATAAAGTTGTTGATCTCGAATACAAGATTGATGGGACACATATACCTGAACCAAGCTCTAAGAAAGCTGATTGGGAAGTACCTGAGAAGACAAGGAGGTCTTTCAGATCTAAAGTACTGCCCAGAGTCTTTTCTGAGGACCATGAGAGagtaaagaagaagatattggatCCTCAAGGACCAGTGATACGCAGATGGAATAAAATTTTTGTGGGAGCATgtttaatttctcttttcattgaCCCTCTGTTCGCTTATTTACCAGAGGTTGAGTCGATTGAACTGTGCGTAGCTATAGGGATGCCACTCAAAGTAGCACTCACTATTGTACGATCAATAGCAGATTTATTTTACTTGGTAAATATTTTTGTTCGATTCCGAACAGCATATGTAGCTCCTTCCTTGCGTGTATTTGGGAGAGGGGAGCTTGTTATAGACCCTTCAAAGATTGCCTTGAGGTACTTAGCCAAGAGCTTCTGGATTGATCTTGTGGTTGCACTACCACTTCCACAG GTGTTAATTTGGGCGATAATCCCCAATCTAAATGGTCCAGCAATACTACCCGCGATCATGAATTCACTTCGCTTCATCATTATCTTCCAATACCTCCCAAGGCTAATTCTAGTATTTAAATTATCATCTCAAGTTGCAAAGTCCGCTGGGGTAGTGACAAATACGCCATGGGCAGGAGCTGCTTATAACCTGATGCTCTTCGTATTGGCAGGCCAT GTATTAGGAGCCTGCTTCTACCTTTTACAAATTGAGCGACAAGAGTCATGTTGGAAGCAGGTCTGCAGACTTGAGATGCCATCTTGTCAATATAGTTTCTTTGACTGCCATGAGAGGGACAATCCTAGTAGGGTCAATTGGTTCAATTCCAGCAATGTCACAAATCTATGTACTCCAACATCAAGTGCAACCCAAGGCTTCATTGAGTTTGGTATATATGGTCATGCAGTTAACCTTACAGTTGCCAACTCAACATTCACTGCAAAATACTTATACTGTCAGTGGTGGGGTTTGATGAACTTGAG TTCTTTAGGACAGAATCTCACATTAAGCACTTACGTTGGAGAATTAATTTTTGCAATGACCGTTCCAATTATTGGGATGATTCTTTTCGCATTGGTCATCGGGAATATGCAA ACATACCTCCAATCAAACTCAGCCCGATTGGAAGAGTGGAGGAACAAGGCAAGTGATGCAGAGCAATGGATGCGTCACAGGCAGCTACCACAAGAGTTGAGGCAGAGCGTTCGAAGATATGGCCAATACAGGTGGATTGCAACACAAGGAGTCGATGAAGAAACCCTTCTCAAAGGTCTCCCATTTGACTTTAGAAGAGACATTAAGCGACATCTCTGCATAGAACTTGTTCGACAA GTTCCACTGTTTGATCAACTGGATGAGCGGATGTTGGATGCTATATGTGATAGACTGAAGCCTGCTCTACGCACACAAGGTGCTTGCCTAGTGCGGGAGGGTGACCTTGTCAATGAGATGCTCTTCATCATCCGAGGTCACCTAGACTCTTACACTACTGATGGTGGGCGCACTGGATTCTTCAATTCATGCCGCATTGGCCCCGGTGATTTTTGTGGTGAGGAACTACTGACATGGGCATTGGATCCACGTCCTAGTGTCATCCTTCCATCATCCACACGGACAGTTAAGGCAATTTCTGAGGTTGAGACATTTGTACTCAGTGCTGATGACTTAAAGTTTGTAGCTTCACAATATCGAAGGCTCCATAGCCAGCAACTTAGACACACATTCAGGTTCTACTCACCACAATGGCGCACTTGGGCTGCATGTTACATACAAGCAGCATGGAGGAGGTTTAAGAGACGGAAGGAAATGGGTGACGGCATGGCAAACTCACCTGAGCATGAGCCAGCAGTTGAACAAATAGATATGTCCCTGCTACAACCAGGCATGAGTTTAGTTACTAAGTTTGCGTCAAGGCTAGCAGCGAGCACCAGGAGAGGTGGACGCAATCGCAGTTCTGTTGTTATTAGCTCATATCAAAAACCAACAGATCCTGATTTTACAGTAAAGGAAGaatga